A region of Anguilla rostrata isolate EN2019 chromosome 10, ASM1855537v3, whole genome shotgun sequence DNA encodes the following proteins:
- the si:ch211-102c2.8 gene encoding trichohyalin isoform X2, whose translation MADRDQEGPGETGEDTDELLYSDVEAEVRGSGPAHARPPRDHCDLLLDAIDAQLSRLQAQSHVVRAREDGGNSKRMTHNSTVLGQSQSVSKDTGFGSTLHTNATSTPPLDVGQSVSETPDLSSEKQSGSRGPDSAEQEEEEEEEEEDDGGAAVGEAEEDSERERCLWRLERLLGRAEGGFGSSPPRREDSVRTEDFAARFREEMLEPLGGVRAEGAGPGSGSSREEPLGGVRAEEAGPGGGAPLGLGEQSTQAQHSQLPPAGGDSEQSGDTASEQVELSQGQSPQGCKKCSVHQESRPIGGRSVSMTALTDSTPLCVHKRPGTAPTSDGTNWTSTPHAEGPGGGTTASLKPKSDALAQKVSGSGTRMMSRCPSWPGPTPEPTERELQLRVPSPGWTPVSRRSPLRDTETPLCPPPPVPYGPPCPGPAPPDCIDGGLPEVLGLAGFGSAPGPPSSSGTGVLTASRSSVITAETEGVTGPPARPAVRHLAGVPVKSFDSVTIDSDLDSVRTDRVREHFRKALRCGAAVRCAQGNLYLEDLCTDQSDPDLLLEPRSKFSLQALRRNVPDGSRRVRAPHNPRRGPPSAVVRYDCSDDEETDEEEEAEEAEPEHTGLSGLDHRGLVQKNSAPWRRRPGRLRRPHLRTLTGGWLEAMSVDRLLLEEALHALRQNCLREEERLKQKREQLHDTELSLTTLLQQKKHAVQELEYAQERAEQAEREGRGLEASLRDSRTLADSTRSQLRVLQAQRDAHAQELRDLEAELTALRRHKGAESEKRLLTSGLSVLEREELDRQLDSAKTELFAERRRARHKLDSLQERLEETQQELEQCVEEVRVLRASHTGLEEELTAAQRQREDLEQRRREEAQAHEAQVQELQGRLGEHGGRVGALERLLAQQEVRQQEAQEQLGALQEEKRSLEAQLLSQREEHLVELRETQEQARRRKELELEQLRSELSSAEQQEIQQVLGRAEEEKREALQEQALSHAQRSDALRARVQLKEEELRKLTDALERQEEAAKTREEELRKEAQETVRQALDQERRKWEAQKGEELQAQQEALEEQGRRAVERVSEEAERERRNSLALQNKIVELQTRMQEQESEARLQQREHAAALAAQLGALRDEQQDELQQLRRQLEQEVQREVSRLQLAVQEAQEEAQALRAALALRRGRSPEEGGVSRAELQQRGWATEMGAECQRLQELLEHCGATGGAVQLPHNPTVAQVAQTLRSMREQLYTLVSRLQQDLDTQRHKTQQLARDKERELRTQNERLTVEREQALDSLKERLIQEHIEELSSMQRTQLRDSSCEPGGVVASLRRQLQEKDGELREVQRSMGRWKEQTAARLARKFEEELTAELERRVPRTRTDQQRKLQRLETEMRQLTAEYGDPGVLRSTSTPSLLSADPPAAPGPPDLATFKLLRHLQSRVRQLRAENSVQSCSPTHLGPYLNTHPSTYLGTHLNMHLGTAGELAGSYLETISPASERCHTRTRTHSRTVPN comes from the exons ATGGCCGACAGAGATCAGGAGGGGCCGGGGGAGACGGGAGAGGACACGGACGAGCTGCTTTACTCTG ATGTGGAGGCAGAGGTCCGGGGTTCGGGGCCCGCTCACGCCCGGCCGCCCCGGGACCACTGCGACCTCCTCCTGGACGCCATCGACGCCCAGCTGAGCCGCTTACAG GCCCAGAGCCATGTTGTCAGAGCCAGAGAGGATGGTGGGAACAGTAAGAGAATGACTCACAACAGCACAG TGCTCGGTCAGAGTCAGTCTGTGAGCAAGGACACTGGGTTTGGGAGTACCCTCCACACCAatgccacctccaccccccctctcgACGTGGGACAGTCCGTCTCCGAGACTCCAGACCTCTCCTCAG AGAAGCAGTCAGGAAGCAGGGGCCCTGACTCTgcagaacaggaggaggaggaggaggaggaagaggaggatgatggGGGAGCGGCGGTGGGGGAGGCCGAAGAGGACTCCGAGCGGGAGCGGTGCCTCTGGAGGCTGGAGCGCCTGCTGGGACGGGCGGAGGGCGGGTTCGGGAGCTCGCCGCCCCGCAGAGAGGACAGCGTCCGCACCGAGGACTTCGCCGCCCGCTTCAGGGAGGAGATGCTGGAGCCGCTGGGCGGAGTCAGagccgagggggcggggcctgggagCGGGAGCTCAAGGGAGGAGCCGCTGGGCGGAGTCAGAgccgaggaggcggggcctgggggcggagctccaCTGGGCCTCGGTGAACAgagcacacaagcacagcacTCCCAActcccaccagcagggggcgatagTGAGCAGTCAGGAGACACAGCCTCTGAGCAGGTTGAACTGTCCCAGGGTCAGTCACCCCAGGGATGTAAAAAATGCAGTGTCCACCAGGAGTCCCGTCCCATTGGTGGAAGGAGTGTCAGCATGACTGCTTTAACAGATTCAACCCCCCTATGTGTGCACAAGAGGCCTGGGACTGCCCCAACCAGCGATGGGACCAACTGGACCAGTACACCCCATGCAGAGGGGCCAGGAGGTGGGACCACGGCTTCTTTAAAACCCAAATCAGACGCTCTAGCGCAGAAGGTTAGCGGGTCCGGGACTCGAATGATGTCGAGGTGTCCGAGCTGGCCTGGACCCACCCCAGAACCCACAGAACGAGAACTCCAACTCCGTGTCCCCTCCCCTGGCTGGACCCCCGTCTCCCGCCGTTCCCCGCTGAGGGACACAGAgacccccctctgccccccaccccctgtgcCTTATGGCCCTCCCTGCCCCGGTCCCGCCCCGCCTGACTGCATCGACGGGGGCCTGCCGGAGGTTCTTGGCCTGGCCG GTTTCGGGTCAGCTCCCggcccccccagcagcagcggcaCCGGTGTCCTGACAGCGTCCCGGTCCAGTGTGATCACCGCGGAGACAGAGGGGGTCACGGGTCCCCCCGCCCGTCCCGCTGTCAGACACCTGGCAG GCGTTCCTGTGAAGAGCTTCGACTCGGTGACCATCGACAGCGACCTGGACTCAGTGCGGACCGACCGGGTCCGAGAACACTTCCGGAAGGCTCTCCGCtgcggtgcag cgGTCAGGTGTGCCCAGGGGAACCTGTACCTGGAGGACCTGTGTACTGACCAGAGTGACCCTGACCTGCTGCTGGAGCCAAGGTCAAAGTTCA GCCTGCAGGCTCTGAGGCGGAACGTTCCGGATGGAAGCCGGCGAGTCAGAGCACCCCATAATCCCCGGAGGGGACCCCCCAG CGCTGTGGTCAGGTACGACTGCTCGGACGATGAGGAAAccgacgaggaagaggaggcggaggaggcggagccagagCACACTGGTCTCTCAGGACTCGACCACAGAGGGCTGGTGCAGaagaacagcgccccctggaggagaCGGCCCGGCCGGTTAAGACGGCCGCACTTACGCACG TTGACTGGCGGGTGGCTGGAGGCGATGAGCGTAGACCGGCTGCTGCTGGAGGAAGCTCTCCACGCCCTGAGACAG aaCTGCCtaagggaggaggagaggttgAAACAGAAGAGGGAACAGCTACATGATACGGAATTGTCCCTCACTACATTACTGCAACAGAAGAAG catgccgtgcAGGAGTTGGAGTACGCCCAGGAGAGGGCGGAGCAAGCCGAACgtgaggggcgtggcctggaGGCCAGCCTGAGAGACAGCCGGACGCTGGCGGACAGCACCAG GTCGCAGCTGCGCGTGCTGCAGGCCCAGAGGGACGCCCATGCGCAGGAGCTGCGCGATCTGGAGGCGGAGCTAACTGCGCTGCGCAGGCacaagggggcggagtcagagaaG aGGTTGCTCACCAGTGGTCTGTCCGtcctggagagggaggagctggacAGACAGCTGGACAGCGCCAAAACGGAGCTGTTCGCCGAGCGGCGCCGGGCCCGGCACAAACTGGACTCACTGCAGGAG aggctggaggagactcagcaggagctggagcagtgTGTGGAGGAGGTCAGGGTCCTGAGGGCGAGTCACACGGGTCTGGAGGAGGAGCTCACTGCtgcccagagacagagagaggaccTGGAGCag aggaggagggaggaggcgcaggCCCACGAGGCACaggtgcaggagctgcagggcCGGCTGGGGGAGCACGGGGGCCGGGTCGGGGCTCTGGAACGCCTCCTGGCCCAGCAGGAGGTGCGGCAGCAGGAGGCGCAGGAGCAGCTGGGggccctgcaggaggagaagaggagccTGGAGGCGCAGCTGCTCTCCCAAAGGGAGGAGCACCTCGTCGAGCTGAGGGAGACGCAGGAGCAGGCGAGGAGACGCAAG GAGCTGGAGTTGGAGCAGCTGAGGTCGGAGCTGAGCTCTGCGGAGCAGCAGGAGATTCAGCAG GTTTTGGGACGGGCGGAGGAGGAGAAACGCGAGGCCCTTCAGGAGCAGGCCCTGTCCCACGCTCAGCGTTCAGACGCCCTGCGGGCCCGCGTTCAG CTGAAGGAGGAAGAGCTGAGGAAGCTGACGGACGCCCTGGAGCGACAGGAGGAGGCGGCGAAGACGCGGGAGGAGGAGCTTCGGAAGGAGGCGCAGGAGACG GTGCGCCAGGCCCTGGACCAGGAGCGCAGGAAGTGGGAGGCGCAGAAAGGGGAGGAGCTCCAGGCTCAGCAGGAGGCACTGGAGGAGCAGGGCCGGCGGGCGGTGGAGCGGGTGAGCgaggaggcggagagagagaggaggaactCCCTGGCACTGCAGAACAAGATCGTGGAGCTTCAGACG cgcatgcaggagcaggagagcgAGGCccggctgcagcagagggagcaTGCGGCTGCTCTGGCTGCGCAGCTCGGCGCTCTGAGGGACGAGCAGCAGgacgagctgcagcagctgcgcagacagctggagcag gaggtgcagagggaggtgtCCCGGCTGCAGCTGGCCGTGCAGGAGGCCCAGGAGGAGGCCCAGGCCCTGCGGGCGGCGCTCGCCCTGAGAAGGGGGCGGAGTCCGGAGGAAGGGGGCGTGTCGAGGGcggagctgcagcagaggggCTGGGCCACAGAGATGGGGGCGGAGTGCCAGCGCTTGCAGGAGCTGCTGGAACACTGTGGAGCCACTGGGGGCGCTGTTCAGCTCCCACATAA TCCTACGGTGGCCCAGGTGGCACAAACCTTGCGTTCTATGAGAGAGCAGCTGTACACCCTGGTCAGCCGTCTGCAGCAGGACCTGGACACGCAGAGGCACAAGACCCAACAGCTAGCCCGAGACAAG gagcGGGAGCTGCGGACTCAGAACGAGCGGTTGACTGTGGAAAGGGAGCAGGCCCTGGACTCACTGAAAGAGCGGCTGATTCAG GAGCACATTGAGGAGCTGAGCAGCATGCAGAGGACCCAGCTGCGGGACAGCAGCTGCGAGCCGGGGGGCGTGGTCGCGTCGCTACGGCGACAGCTGCAGGAGAAGGACGGCGAGCTGCGGGAGGTGCAGAGGAGCATGGGGAGGTGGAAGGAGCAGACCGCCGCCCGCCTGGCACGCAAGTTTGAGGAGGAGCTGACGGCCGAGCTGGAGAG acgGGTCCCGAGGACCAGAACGGACCAGCAGAGGAAACTGCAgcgtctggagactgagatgagGCAGCTGACCGCG GAGTACGGTGACCCAGGGGTACTGCgttccacctccaccccctccctcctgtctgcggacccccccgccgcccccggcccccccgacCTGGCCACGTTCAAGCTGCTGCGCCACCTGCAGAGCCGCGTGAGACAGCTGCGTGCGGAGAACTCTGTGCAGAGCTGCAGCCCCACGCACCTGGGCCCGTACCTGAACACACACCCGAGCACGTACCTGGGGACGCACCTGAACATGCACCTGGGCACCGCGGGGGAGCTGGCAGGATCATACCTGGAGACG ATCAGCCCTGCTTCAGAGCGCTGTCACACCAGGACCCGAACCCACAGCAGGACGGTCCCGAACTGA
- the si:ch211-102c2.8 gene encoding uncharacterized protein si:ch211-102c2.8 isoform X1 has translation MQYISSKLGGAASRGQSPRRCPAANQKWAASVHAPRKMADRDQEGPGETGEDTDELLYSDVEAEVRGSGPAHARPPRDHCDLLLDAIDAQLSRLQAQSHVVRAREDGGNSKRMTHNSTVLGQSQSVSKDTGFGSTLHTNATSTPPLDVGQSVSETPDLSSEKQSGSRGPDSAEQEEEEEEEEEDDGGAAVGEAEEDSERERCLWRLERLLGRAEGGFGSSPPRREDSVRTEDFAARFREEMLEPLGGVRAEGAGPGSGSSREEPLGGVRAEEAGPGGGAPLGLGEQSTQAQHSQLPPAGGDSEQSGDTASEQVELSQGQSPQGCKKCSVHQESRPIGGRSVSMTALTDSTPLCVHKRPGTAPTSDGTNWTSTPHAEGPGGGTTASLKPKSDALAQKVSGSGTRMMSRCPSWPGPTPEPTERELQLRVPSPGWTPVSRRSPLRDTETPLCPPPPVPYGPPCPGPAPPDCIDGGLPEVLGLAGFGSAPGPPSSSGTGVLTASRSSVITAETEGVTGPPARPAVRHLAGVPVKSFDSVTIDSDLDSVRTDRVREHFRKALRCGAAVRCAQGNLYLEDLCTDQSDPDLLLEPRSKFSLQALRRNVPDGSRRVRAPHNPRRGPPSAVVRYDCSDDEETDEEEEAEEAEPEHTGLSGLDHRGLVQKNSAPWRRRPGRLRRPHLRTLTGGWLEAMSVDRLLLEEALHALRQNCLREEERLKQKREQLHDTELSLTTLLQQKKHAVQELEYAQERAEQAEREGRGLEASLRDSRTLADSTRSQLRVLQAQRDAHAQELRDLEAELTALRRHKGAESEKRLLTSGLSVLEREELDRQLDSAKTELFAERRRARHKLDSLQERLEETQQELEQCVEEVRVLRASHTGLEEELTAAQRQREDLEQRRREEAQAHEAQVQELQGRLGEHGGRVGALERLLAQQEVRQQEAQEQLGALQEEKRSLEAQLLSQREEHLVELRETQEQARRRKELELEQLRSELSSAEQQEIQQVLGRAEEEKREALQEQALSHAQRSDALRARVQLKEEELRKLTDALERQEEAAKTREEELRKEAQETVRQALDQERRKWEAQKGEELQAQQEALEEQGRRAVERVSEEAERERRNSLALQNKIVELQTRMQEQESEARLQQREHAAALAAQLGALRDEQQDELQQLRRQLEQEVQREVSRLQLAVQEAQEEAQALRAALALRRGRSPEEGGVSRAELQQRGWATEMGAECQRLQELLEHCGATGGAVQLPHNPTVAQVAQTLRSMREQLYTLVSRLQQDLDTQRHKTQQLARDKERELRTQNERLTVEREQALDSLKERLIQEHIEELSSMQRTQLRDSSCEPGGVVASLRRQLQEKDGELREVQRSMGRWKEQTAARLARKFEEELTAELERRVPRTRTDQQRKLQRLETEMRQLTAEYGDPGVLRSTSTPSLLSADPPAAPGPPDLATFKLLRHLQSRVRQLRAENSVQSCSPTHLGPYLNTHPSTYLGTHLNMHLGTAGELAGSYLETISPASERCHTRTRTHSRTVPN, from the exons ATGCAGTATATTTCCAGCAAGCTTGGCGGGGCTGCCTCGCGCGGACAGTCGCCCCG CCGCTgccctgcagccaatcagaagtgggCCGCGTCCGTCCACGCGCCTCGCAAGATGGCCGACAGAGATCAGGAGGGGCCGGGGGAGACGGGAGAGGACACGGACGAGCTGCTTTACTCTG ATGTGGAGGCAGAGGTCCGGGGTTCGGGGCCCGCTCACGCCCGGCCGCCCCGGGACCACTGCGACCTCCTCCTGGACGCCATCGACGCCCAGCTGAGCCGCTTACAG GCCCAGAGCCATGTTGTCAGAGCCAGAGAGGATGGTGGGAACAGTAAGAGAATGACTCACAACAGCACAG TGCTCGGTCAGAGTCAGTCTGTGAGCAAGGACACTGGGTTTGGGAGTACCCTCCACACCAatgccacctccaccccccctctcgACGTGGGACAGTCCGTCTCCGAGACTCCAGACCTCTCCTCAG AGAAGCAGTCAGGAAGCAGGGGCCCTGACTCTgcagaacaggaggaggaggaggaggaggaagaggaggatgatggGGGAGCGGCGGTGGGGGAGGCCGAAGAGGACTCCGAGCGGGAGCGGTGCCTCTGGAGGCTGGAGCGCCTGCTGGGACGGGCGGAGGGCGGGTTCGGGAGCTCGCCGCCCCGCAGAGAGGACAGCGTCCGCACCGAGGACTTCGCCGCCCGCTTCAGGGAGGAGATGCTGGAGCCGCTGGGCGGAGTCAGagccgagggggcggggcctgggagCGGGAGCTCAAGGGAGGAGCCGCTGGGCGGAGTCAGAgccgaggaggcggggcctgggggcggagctccaCTGGGCCTCGGTGAACAgagcacacaagcacagcacTCCCAActcccaccagcagggggcgatagTGAGCAGTCAGGAGACACAGCCTCTGAGCAGGTTGAACTGTCCCAGGGTCAGTCACCCCAGGGATGTAAAAAATGCAGTGTCCACCAGGAGTCCCGTCCCATTGGTGGAAGGAGTGTCAGCATGACTGCTTTAACAGATTCAACCCCCCTATGTGTGCACAAGAGGCCTGGGACTGCCCCAACCAGCGATGGGACCAACTGGACCAGTACACCCCATGCAGAGGGGCCAGGAGGTGGGACCACGGCTTCTTTAAAACCCAAATCAGACGCTCTAGCGCAGAAGGTTAGCGGGTCCGGGACTCGAATGATGTCGAGGTGTCCGAGCTGGCCTGGACCCACCCCAGAACCCACAGAACGAGAACTCCAACTCCGTGTCCCCTCCCCTGGCTGGACCCCCGTCTCCCGCCGTTCCCCGCTGAGGGACACAGAgacccccctctgccccccaccccctgtgcCTTATGGCCCTCCCTGCCCCGGTCCCGCCCCGCCTGACTGCATCGACGGGGGCCTGCCGGAGGTTCTTGGCCTGGCCG GTTTCGGGTCAGCTCCCggcccccccagcagcagcggcaCCGGTGTCCTGACAGCGTCCCGGTCCAGTGTGATCACCGCGGAGACAGAGGGGGTCACGGGTCCCCCCGCCCGTCCCGCTGTCAGACACCTGGCAG GCGTTCCTGTGAAGAGCTTCGACTCGGTGACCATCGACAGCGACCTGGACTCAGTGCGGACCGACCGGGTCCGAGAACACTTCCGGAAGGCTCTCCGCtgcggtgcag cgGTCAGGTGTGCCCAGGGGAACCTGTACCTGGAGGACCTGTGTACTGACCAGAGTGACCCTGACCTGCTGCTGGAGCCAAGGTCAAAGTTCA GCCTGCAGGCTCTGAGGCGGAACGTTCCGGATGGAAGCCGGCGAGTCAGAGCACCCCATAATCCCCGGAGGGGACCCCCCAG CGCTGTGGTCAGGTACGACTGCTCGGACGATGAGGAAAccgacgaggaagaggaggcggaggaggcggagccagagCACACTGGTCTCTCAGGACTCGACCACAGAGGGCTGGTGCAGaagaacagcgccccctggaggagaCGGCCCGGCCGGTTAAGACGGCCGCACTTACGCACG TTGACTGGCGGGTGGCTGGAGGCGATGAGCGTAGACCGGCTGCTGCTGGAGGAAGCTCTCCACGCCCTGAGACAG aaCTGCCtaagggaggaggagaggttgAAACAGAAGAGGGAACAGCTACATGATACGGAATTGTCCCTCACTACATTACTGCAACAGAAGAAG catgccgtgcAGGAGTTGGAGTACGCCCAGGAGAGGGCGGAGCAAGCCGAACgtgaggggcgtggcctggaGGCCAGCCTGAGAGACAGCCGGACGCTGGCGGACAGCACCAG GTCGCAGCTGCGCGTGCTGCAGGCCCAGAGGGACGCCCATGCGCAGGAGCTGCGCGATCTGGAGGCGGAGCTAACTGCGCTGCGCAGGCacaagggggcggagtcagagaaG aGGTTGCTCACCAGTGGTCTGTCCGtcctggagagggaggagctggacAGACAGCTGGACAGCGCCAAAACGGAGCTGTTCGCCGAGCGGCGCCGGGCCCGGCACAAACTGGACTCACTGCAGGAG aggctggaggagactcagcaggagctggagcagtgTGTGGAGGAGGTCAGGGTCCTGAGGGCGAGTCACACGGGTCTGGAGGAGGAGCTCACTGCtgcccagagacagagagaggaccTGGAGCag aggaggagggaggaggcgcaggCCCACGAGGCACaggtgcaggagctgcagggcCGGCTGGGGGAGCACGGGGGCCGGGTCGGGGCTCTGGAACGCCTCCTGGCCCAGCAGGAGGTGCGGCAGCAGGAGGCGCAGGAGCAGCTGGGggccctgcaggaggagaagaggagccTGGAGGCGCAGCTGCTCTCCCAAAGGGAGGAGCACCTCGTCGAGCTGAGGGAGACGCAGGAGCAGGCGAGGAGACGCAAG GAGCTGGAGTTGGAGCAGCTGAGGTCGGAGCTGAGCTCTGCGGAGCAGCAGGAGATTCAGCAG GTTTTGGGACGGGCGGAGGAGGAGAAACGCGAGGCCCTTCAGGAGCAGGCCCTGTCCCACGCTCAGCGTTCAGACGCCCTGCGGGCCCGCGTTCAG CTGAAGGAGGAAGAGCTGAGGAAGCTGACGGACGCCCTGGAGCGACAGGAGGAGGCGGCGAAGACGCGGGAGGAGGAGCTTCGGAAGGAGGCGCAGGAGACG GTGCGCCAGGCCCTGGACCAGGAGCGCAGGAAGTGGGAGGCGCAGAAAGGGGAGGAGCTCCAGGCTCAGCAGGAGGCACTGGAGGAGCAGGGCCGGCGGGCGGTGGAGCGGGTGAGCgaggaggcggagagagagaggaggaactCCCTGGCACTGCAGAACAAGATCGTGGAGCTTCAGACG cgcatgcaggagcaggagagcgAGGCccggctgcagcagagggagcaTGCGGCTGCTCTGGCTGCGCAGCTCGGCGCTCTGAGGGACGAGCAGCAGgacgagctgcagcagctgcgcagacagctggagcag gaggtgcagagggaggtgtCCCGGCTGCAGCTGGCCGTGCAGGAGGCCCAGGAGGAGGCCCAGGCCCTGCGGGCGGCGCTCGCCCTGAGAAGGGGGCGGAGTCCGGAGGAAGGGGGCGTGTCGAGGGcggagctgcagcagaggggCTGGGCCACAGAGATGGGGGCGGAGTGCCAGCGCTTGCAGGAGCTGCTGGAACACTGTGGAGCCACTGGGGGCGCTGTTCAGCTCCCACATAA TCCTACGGTGGCCCAGGTGGCACAAACCTTGCGTTCTATGAGAGAGCAGCTGTACACCCTGGTCAGCCGTCTGCAGCAGGACCTGGACACGCAGAGGCACAAGACCCAACAGCTAGCCCGAGACAAG gagcGGGAGCTGCGGACTCAGAACGAGCGGTTGACTGTGGAAAGGGAGCAGGCCCTGGACTCACTGAAAGAGCGGCTGATTCAG GAGCACATTGAGGAGCTGAGCAGCATGCAGAGGACCCAGCTGCGGGACAGCAGCTGCGAGCCGGGGGGCGTGGTCGCGTCGCTACGGCGACAGCTGCAGGAGAAGGACGGCGAGCTGCGGGAGGTGCAGAGGAGCATGGGGAGGTGGAAGGAGCAGACCGCCGCCCGCCTGGCACGCAAGTTTGAGGAGGAGCTGACGGCCGAGCTGGAGAG acgGGTCCCGAGGACCAGAACGGACCAGCAGAGGAAACTGCAgcgtctggagactgagatgagGCAGCTGACCGCG GAGTACGGTGACCCAGGGGTACTGCgttccacctccaccccctccctcctgtctgcggacccccccgccgcccccggcccccccgacCTGGCCACGTTCAAGCTGCTGCGCCACCTGCAGAGCCGCGTGAGACAGCTGCGTGCGGAGAACTCTGTGCAGAGCTGCAGCCCCACGCACCTGGGCCCGTACCTGAACACACACCCGAGCACGTACCTGGGGACGCACCTGAACATGCACCTGGGCACCGCGGGGGAGCTGGCAGGATCATACCTGGAGACG ATCAGCCCTGCTTCAGAGCGCTGTCACACCAGGACCCGAACCCACAGCAGGACGGTCCCGAACTGA